The following proteins are encoded in a genomic region of Oncorhynchus kisutch isolate 150728-3 linkage group LG4, Okis_V2, whole genome shotgun sequence:
- the LOC109888722 gene encoding carbohydrate sulfotransferase 1-like, whose product MNSAMQCSWKAVILLALLSIAIQYTAIRTFTAKPFQMCPVTASNPLNCGMLWQDAVDSSFDQRICDDFLYFTSNVSRKTHVLILATTRSGSSFVGQLFNQHQDVFYLFEPLYHVQTTLLPRLSHSRTAGDTRVMLGASRDLLRSLYDCDLYFLESYIKPQPANHSTDKLFRRGASKALCSLPVCDAFSPGELNIDEGECVRRCGGLNMTLASDTCRERRHVAIKTVRIPEVSDLRALVEDPRLNLKVIQLVRDPRGILASRIETFRDTYRLWRIWRATGRRPYNLDLTQLTMVCEDFLGSVTTGLSRPPWLKGRYMLVRYEDLARNPLQKTKEIYEYLGLIMDKNVGEWIQNNTRGSNDLSAKHKYGTVRDSAANAESWRLKLSYDMVDYTQTVCQQVLQELGYKTVSSPEELKNLSLTLIEDKTFLPFL is encoded by the coding sequence ATGAATTCAGCCATGCAATGTTCCTGGAAGGCTGTGATTCTGCTAGCCTTACTGTCCATAGCGATCCAGTACACAGCCATCAGGACGTTCACAGCCAAGCCATTCCAGATGTGTCCAGTGACAGCCTCAAACCCTCTGAACTGCGGCATGCTGTGGCAGGATGCGGTGGACTCGTCCTTTGACCAGCGGATCTGTGACGACTTCCTTTACTTCACCTCCAACGTCTCCAGGAAGACCCACGTTCTCATCCTGGCCACGACCCGCAGCGGCAGCTCCTTCGTGGGTCAGCTGTTCAACCAGCACCAGGATGTGTTTTATCTGTTTGAGCCGCTCTACCACGTCCAGACCACCTTGCTCCCCCGCCTGTCCCACAGCAGGACGGCAGGCGACACCAGGGTGATGCTGGGGGCCAGCAGGGACCTGCTCCGGAGCCTCTACGACTGTGACCTTtacttcctggagagctacatcAAACCCCAGCCGGCCAATCACAGCACAGACAAGCTGTTCCGGAGGGGAGCAAGTAAGGCTCTGTGCTCCCTGCCCGTCTGCGACGCCTTTAGTCCTGGAGAGTTGAACATTGATGAAGGAGAGTGTGTCAGGAGGTGTGGCGGTCTCAACATGACGCTGGCGTCGGACACCTGCCGTGAGAGGCGCCATGTGGCCATCAAGACGGTGAGGATACCGGAGGTGAGTGACCTCAGAGCTCTGGTGGAGGACCCTAGGCTCAACCTCAAGGTGATCCAGCTGGTCAGGGACCCCCGAGGGATCCTGGCCTCCCGCATCGAGACCTTCAGGGACACCTATAGACTCTGGAGGATCTGGAGGGCCACTGGGAGGAGGCCCTACAACCTGGACCTCACCCAGCTCACCATGGTCTGTGAGGACTTCCTGGGTTCTGTGACAACGGGCCTTAGCAGGCCCCCCTGGCTCAAAGGGAGGTACATGTTGGTCAGGTATGAGGACCTGGCCAGGAACCCTCTCCAGAAGACCAAGGAGATCTATGAATACCTGGGTCTTATCATGGACAAGAACGTAGGCGAATGGATCCAGAACAACACCAGGGGAAGCAACGATCTGTCCGCCAAGCATAAATACGGCACTGTTCGGGACTCAGCTGCCAATGCGGAAAGCTGGAGGCTCAAATTGTCTTATGACATGGTTGATTACACACAGACTGTGTGTCAGCAAGTTCTACAGGAGCTTGGTTATAAGACTGTCAGTTCCCCTGAGGAGCTGAAAAATCTGTCTCTGACTCTCATCGAGGACAAAACTTTTTTACCTTTTTTGTAG